A region of Alteromonadaceae bacterium 2753L.S.0a.02 DNA encodes the following proteins:
- a CDS encoding heme-degrading monooxygenase HmoA, protein MSEIANTPEPPYYAVIFTSLLSELDEQGYAETAQRMLDLATQQPGFLGFESARDGLGISVSYWQSLEAIKAWKQQVEHQAAQQNGRSRWYSAYSTRIARVERDYRFG, encoded by the coding sequence ATGAGCGAAATCGCGAATACACCAGAACCCCCTTATTACGCCGTAATTTTTACAAGTTTGCTCAGCGAGCTCGACGAGCAAGGTTACGCAGAAACTGCACAACGTATGTTGGATCTTGCCACACAGCAGCCTGGTTTTCTCGGGTTTGAAAGCGCGCGTGACGGGCTTGGAATTTCAGTGTCTTATTGGCAGAGTCTCGAGGCAATAAAGGCGTGGAAGCAGCAAGTCGAGCACCAAGCCGCGCAGCAAAACGGTCGTAGCCGGTGGTATAGTGCCTACTCTACGCGTATTGCCCGAGTTGAGCGTGATTACCGCTTCGGTTAA
- a CDS encoding putative phosphodiesterase — MIKLLGAVEGDCKISVDDVLQTLECPQQLQHNSNFTGRPATQLYVASCYVAKLRTDFVFQPKDAVKRCAAALISDRQLGAYHPDKSWFVIEQNDTPLIGNIAPRLQAFHSALPSLFIEDASRAITKLSGLLELYFSVANETQLRLDEGLSNFGWDAQQNIYYLDDDRYRWDDFTSLASILAVWIRQIEHFNVAHAMELGESISRLLVETFESRHKLQVFLGQLRHCMTVGNREQECITAISNVLQKTAYKKTSASSASVLADSPGSQEIDARSGNTPQKSTGKFAVLADVHANLPALLAVLEDIDKQGVQQIIVLGDVVGYGPHPQACIAELKSCNAKVIQGNHDYATATGDVSKGFSKLAKWAIAWSRENLTDSDKQWLSELEPVYQQDDWMAVHGAPMDKNYFYGYVYHMTYEANLDWMLEHQQFLAFHGHSHIPGVYRRNKSGDAHDANSEQDFSGDKHVLVCPGSVGQPRGGQIDAEYGVYCSAERRWQLHTVRYDVQKTIADMQKLQFPDMLYQRLSQGK; from the coding sequence ATGATCAAATTGCTGGGTGCCGTTGAGGGTGATTGTAAAATATCGGTCGACGATGTACTACAAACCCTAGAATGCCCTCAACAGCTGCAGCATAATTCCAATTTTACCGGACGGCCTGCAACACAACTCTATGTTGCAAGTTGTTACGTTGCCAAGCTGCGAACCGACTTTGTTTTTCAGCCCAAAGACGCCGTAAAACGTTGTGCTGCAGCGTTGATATCAGACCGGCAACTTGGTGCTTACCACCCCGATAAATCCTGGTTTGTTATCGAGCAAAACGATACACCATTAATAGGAAACATCGCTCCTCGTTTACAAGCTTTTCATAGCGCATTACCGTCGCTCTTTATTGAAGATGCTTCTCGGGCTATCACTAAATTGTCGGGCTTATTGGAGCTCTATTTTAGTGTCGCTAACGAGACGCAATTACGCTTGGACGAAGGACTTTCAAATTTCGGTTGGGATGCGCAGCAAAATATTTACTACTTGGATGATGATCGTTATCGATGGGATGATTTCACCAGTCTGGCGAGCATCCTTGCCGTTTGGATACGACAAATAGAGCATTTTAACGTTGCTCACGCCATGGAATTAGGCGAGTCAATTTCCCGCTTGTTGGTTGAAACCTTTGAATCCAGACATAAGTTACAAGTTTTTCTAGGCCAGTTACGCCATTGCATGACGGTGGGAAATCGTGAGCAAGAGTGCATTACAGCAATTTCAAACGTACTGCAGAAGACGGCTTACAAAAAAACTTCTGCCAGTTCGGCTAGCGTATTAGCGGACTCCCCAGGGTCGCAGGAGATTGATGCCAGAAGTGGTAACACCCCGCAAAAAAGTACGGGAAAGTTTGCCGTATTGGCCGATGTACACGCGAATTTGCCGGCGCTGTTGGCGGTGCTGGAGGATATCGATAAACAGGGCGTTCAACAAATTATCGTATTGGGTGATGTCGTTGGCTATGGTCCTCATCCGCAAGCTTGTATTGCAGAGCTTAAATCCTGCAATGCTAAGGTGATTCAGGGTAATCATGATTACGCCACAGCAACTGGTGATGTCAGTAAGGGTTTTTCCAAACTTGCAAAATGGGCCATCGCCTGGTCTCGAGAAAACTTAACGGATTCCGATAAACAATGGTTGAGCGAACTGGAACCGGTTTATCAGCAGGATGATTGGATGGCGGTGCACGGCGCGCCCATGGACAAAAATTATTTTTATGGGTATGTGTATCATATGACCTATGAAGCCAATTTAGACTGGATGTTAGAGCATCAACAGTTTCTTGCGTTCCACGGCCATAGCCATATCCCCGGTGTTTATCGCCGAAATAAAAGTGGTGATGCACACGACGCAAACAGCGAACAAGATTTTAGCGGCGATAAACACGTACTGGTTTGCCCCGGCTCAGTGGGGCAGCCGAGGGGCGGCCAAATAGATGCAGAGTACGGTGTATATTGCAGTGCCGAGCGGCGCTGGCAGCTTCATACCGTAAGGTATGATGTACAAAAAACCATAGCCGATATGCAAAAATTGCAATTCCCCGATATGCTTTACCAGCGCCTTTCTCAAGGCAAATAG
- a CDS encoding CPA2 family monovalent cation:H+ antiporter-2, with protein sequence MDHHGILILLAYLLAAMIAVPLFKRLGLGAILGYLVAGAVIGPQVLKIVTNPADAMHLAEYGVVMLLFVIGLELNPTKLWDMRIQVSLLGGGQLIISAALIAASCKYLFGFDWHLAVLLGLTLGLSSTAFAVQLMDEQGVMGMDLGRKGFAMLLLQDMAVIPILLLVSAWAPAAAHNTDHTLPWWLGPLAIVAVLLAGRFAINPVLKIIACSDIRELLTAAALFIVIGTAFLMQSVGLSMGLGAFLAGIVLANSSFRHQLETDIEPFKGLLLGLFFIAVGMTLDLNLLTTKPLIIFGLALALMLLKMLVITGLCQLRKTTLSDAITLGLMLSQGGEFAFVVLTKMVNFGVAESWIRDHVVIVVGISMALTSPLVMIFNWMSAKKATNTREYDTIESEEPEVIIAGLGRFGQISARILTANAMHFSALDKDASHVDFVRRFGNKIYFGDATRLDLLHAAGLEHARILVVAVDDMEQSMEIVEKVKEVRPDIKIVARARNRAHAYQLIDKKVDFVVRETFESGLLAAQHTLELLGFTEGQALSKVELFRQQDERLLETAAEYKDDMEKLQAIAQQGRKELEELFKRDTAPKNSS encoded by the coding sequence ATGGATCACCACGGCATTCTCATTTTACTTGCCTATTTACTCGCTGCGATGATTGCAGTACCACTTTTTAAGCGCCTTGGCTTGGGAGCTATTCTAGGTTACTTGGTAGCTGGAGCAGTGATAGGCCCACAAGTTTTAAAAATAGTGACTAACCCCGCTGACGCTATGCATCTCGCGGAATATGGTGTGGTGATGTTGTTGTTTGTTATCGGCCTCGAACTCAACCCAACCAAACTGTGGGATATGCGCATTCAGGTTTCACTGCTGGGCGGCGGGCAGCTCATTATCTCAGCCGCCCTGATTGCCGCAAGCTGTAAATATTTATTTGGTTTCGATTGGCACTTGGCCGTTTTACTGGGTTTAACCTTGGGTCTTTCCTCCACCGCGTTTGCAGTACAACTTATGGACGAGCAAGGTGTAATGGGCATGGATTTAGGTCGTAAAGGTTTTGCCATGCTGTTGCTGCAAGATATGGCGGTTATCCCAATACTTTTACTGGTCAGCGCCTGGGCACCAGCAGCAGCGCACAATACCGACCATACGCTGCCATGGTGGCTTGGCCCTCTGGCCATTGTTGCCGTGTTGCTGGCCGGTCGGTTTGCAATAAATCCCGTATTAAAAATAATCGCCTGTAGCGATATACGTGAGCTACTCACTGCCGCGGCACTGTTTATTGTTATTGGCACCGCTTTTTTAATGCAAAGTGTCGGGCTCTCAATGGGATTGGGCGCATTCCTCGCGGGAATCGTGTTAGCCAATTCCAGTTTCAGACACCAACTCGAAACCGATATCGAACCCTTTAAGGGCTTGTTGTTGGGGTTATTTTTTATTGCAGTCGGCATGACACTCGATTTGAACCTGCTTACCACTAAACCCCTGATTATTTTTGGTCTTGCGCTGGCGCTTATGCTATTAAAAATGCTTGTGATTACAGGCTTGTGCCAGCTTCGCAAAACAACGCTTAGCGATGCCATAACCTTGGGTTTAATGCTCTCGCAAGGTGGGGAGTTTGCCTTCGTCGTGCTCACTAAAATGGTTAACTTCGGCGTTGCCGAAAGCTGGATACGCGATCACGTTGTTATTGTGGTGGGCATTTCTATGGCGCTTACCTCACCACTGGTTATGATTTTTAATTGGATGTCAGCTAAAAAAGCCACTAATACTCGGGAATATGACACCATAGAAAGTGAAGAACCGGAGGTCATCATTGCTGGTCTGGGCCGCTTTGGACAAATATCCGCGCGTATTTTAACGGCTAACGCAATGCACTTCTCTGCCTTAGATAAAGACGCGAGCCACGTGGATTTTGTGCGCAGATTCGGTAATAAAATATATTTTGGTGACGCTACACGACTCGACCTGCTCCATGCAGCAGGCTTGGAGCACGCACGTATCCTGGTGGTTGCTGTCGACGATATGGAACAATCCATGGAGATCGTAGAAAAGGTTAAGGAAGTGCGACCCGATATTAAAATTGTTGCACGTGCCCGAAACCGAGCTCACGCTTACCAACTCATCGATAAGAAAGTCGATTTCGTCGTGAGGGAAACTTTTGAAAGTGGCTTGCTCGCAGCACAACATACGCTGGAATTATTAGGCTTTACTGAAGGCCAGGCTCTTTCCAAGGTTGAGCTTTTCCGACAACAAGACGAACGCCTACTAGAAACCGCTGCAGAATACAAAGATGATATGGAAAAACTTCAAGCGATTGCTCAGCAAGGAAGAAAAGAACTGGAAGAGTTGTTTAAGCGCGATACCGCACCTAAAAACTCTTCGTAA
- a CDS encoding alpha-glucosidase (family GH31 glycosyl hydrolase): protein MNKNQWIVCVLFFLLVSLNALAKPLAQLKSQGAELQVTEQFIEIRDQQRVLIKLTGFNFNYFPLRHWRVEEATSNHIQLTGSLPADVEYYHTAFDTEPREISVTISAVEGGFRFYANPSWGNQVGLELDYLGDHFFGLSAPLQPDNRLSPDLTGASVDVDVTAEGATFFENYASAFSAFYMSSQGYGAFFDSFASGRYQFAINGKNYIHHNTGTLDWYVFIGADGTAIHKHYFKLIGHPKPVPAWAMGPVGWRDQNNGGAKEIIDDVARLTEMKIPFTSWFVDRPYSDGAHAWSKMNFSKGFSDPKNWIATLNEKFHLEFMTWVSPATFGDEVFNRHLQGKFSYIDLSDGMSVTAYQQRLRTLQHEIGVKGHKIDRADEALPLHEPWSDGTPTQQRHNKYAYLMAKAHHEVLEQTWPADNVTFARAAIHRSQPYLSAIWGGDPRTTFDGMRANFANAMRSAFMGFPVWGTDVGGYQGEGFIPEDLYTRWLQAGSLSGLFEIKLDGAGGDGKDRMPWQYNEDFQARFRKICEDRMQFLPYLYSLANTSETTGVLMKPLAYVHLHDKNTWDVWDQFYLGDAILAAPVFDQNKIRKLYLPEGTWRNFDKPAETFKGGKTIELPVTLDSLPRFIKQNSIFITGDFPLGNREVWKPDGGELKVHVNPGLSGDEVEFIYKDLVDKFQKRIRAARNGNNLEIAVPSLATTTELTVYLNNAPKQITVAGKLIKADYDAVQATLKIKLPELTSAIVRIAL, encoded by the coding sequence ATGAATAAAAACCAATGGATAGTTTGTGTGTTGTTTTTTTTGCTTGTGTCATTGAATGCGCTGGCGAAGCCACTGGCACAATTAAAAAGCCAAGGTGCGGAATTACAGGTAACTGAACAATTTATTGAAATACGTGACCAACAACGCGTGCTTATAAAGCTAACCGGTTTTAATTTTAATTATTTTCCGCTGCGACATTGGCGTGTTGAGGAAGCAACGTCCAATCATATTCAGCTGACGGGCAGTTTGCCCGCAGATGTCGAATATTATCACACCGCCTTCGATACGGAACCGCGAGAAATTTCCGTAACTATTTCTGCGGTAGAAGGTGGTTTTCGCTTCTACGCGAATCCCAGTTGGGGCAATCAAGTGGGTTTGGAACTTGATTATCTAGGAGACCATTTCTTTGGGCTTTCCGCCCCTTTACAGCCAGATAATCGTTTGTCGCCAGATTTAACCGGTGCAAGCGTTGATGTGGATGTGACGGCCGAAGGAGCAACCTTTTTCGAAAATTATGCCAGTGCGTTTTCTGCGTTTTATATGAGCAGCCAAGGCTACGGTGCGTTTTTTGACAGTTTTGCCAGTGGTCGCTATCAGTTTGCGATCAATGGTAAAAATTACATCCATCACAACACGGGAACCTTGGATTGGTACGTTTTTATCGGCGCAGATGGTACAGCGATCCATAAGCATTACTTCAAATTAATAGGTCACCCCAAACCGGTACCCGCTTGGGCCATGGGGCCAGTAGGTTGGCGCGACCAAAATAATGGCGGAGCAAAAGAAATAATTGATGATGTAGCTCGTCTTACTGAGATGAAAATCCCGTTCACATCGTGGTTCGTTGACAGACCTTATAGCGACGGTGCGCACGCCTGGTCAAAAATGAATTTCAGTAAAGGTTTTAGTGACCCCAAAAATTGGATAGCAACATTAAATGAAAAATTTCATCTCGAATTTATGACCTGGGTATCGCCGGCAACGTTTGGTGACGAAGTGTTTAACCGGCATCTGCAGGGAAAATTTTCTTATATCGATTTGAGCGATGGAATGAGCGTTACGGCTTATCAACAGCGACTGCGTACATTGCAGCATGAGATAGGCGTTAAAGGTCACAAAATAGATCGAGCTGATGAGGCGCTCCCGTTGCATGAACCTTGGTCTGATGGGACACCCACCCAGCAGCGCCACAATAAATATGCCTATCTCATGGCAAAAGCACATCACGAGGTATTGGAGCAAACCTGGCCAGCGGATAATGTCACCTTTGCACGTGCTGCGATTCACCGCTCACAACCTTACTTGTCTGCAATTTGGGGCGGCGACCCCCGCACAACTTTTGATGGCATGCGTGCCAATTTTGCCAATGCCATGCGCAGCGCTTTTATGGGTTTTCCTGTGTGGGGAACCGATGTAGGTGGTTATCAGGGTGAGGGTTTTATTCCCGAGGATCTCTATACTCGTTGGTTGCAGGCTGGTAGTTTAAGCGGCTTATTTGAAATTAAATTGGATGGCGCCGGCGGTGATGGCAAAGACCGTATGCCGTGGCAATATAATGAGGACTTCCAGGCACGGTTTCGAAAGATCTGCGAAGATCGCATGCAGTTTTTGCCCTATTTGTACTCGCTGGCAAACACCAGTGAGACCACTGGCGTTTTGATGAAACCATTGGCATATGTGCATTTACACGATAAAAACACCTGGGATGTGTGGGATCAATTTTATCTCGGCGATGCAATCCTGGCGGCCCCGGTTTTTGATCAGAATAAAATACGAAAATTGTATTTGCCGGAAGGAACCTGGCGTAATTTTGATAAGCCTGCAGAGACCTTCAAAGGAGGGAAAACAATCGAACTGCCTGTTACCCTGGATAGTTTGCCTCGCTTCATTAAACAAAATTCCATCTTTATCACTGGCGATTTCCCATTGGGAAATCGCGAAGTCTGGAAGCCTGATGGGGGGGAGCTAAAGGTGCATGTTAACCCTGGATTATCCGGAGATGAGGTTGAATTTATCTACAAAGACCTCGTGGATAAATTTCAAAAACGCATTCGAGCAGCTCGCAATGGCAATAATCTCGAAATTGCCGTTCCTAGCTTGGCCACAACTACTGAATTAACCGTGTACCTTAATAACGCACCAAAACAGATAACGGTTGCCGGGAAGCTCATTAAGGCAGACTATGATGCGGTTCAGGCAACTTTGAAAATTAAATTGCCGGAATTAACGTCGGCTATTGTTCGCATAGCTCTTTAG
- a CDS encoding altronate hydrolase — protein sequence MNKLLKIHPHDNTATALQALQIGDEVAYSDEKLKNLAIAQSITKMHKVALEDIPAGAAIKKYGQIIGFASQSIRKGEHVHTHNCEMGEVSKDYAISQAYHPWKVLPEAERVGFMGYRRPGGKTGTRNYIGIITSVNCSATVAQQIAQHYNSATFHEEWSNVDGIVALTHSGGCGMRHNDEGYRMLQRTFEGFAKHPNFGGILLVGLGCETMQIEEVMAQSGLHNNAQFQAFTIQQRGGSKQAIAAGISAIDAMLPQVNTCNREFSPASDLVMAVQCGGSDAFSGFTANPALGLAADLMVSNGGTVIYSETPEIFGAEHLLTRRAESDAVAQQLLERIAWWQSYTQMHGFDLDNNPSPGNKVGGLTTIMEKSLGAQAKSGNSPLMAVYHYAEPITRSGLVFMDSPGFDPVSVTGQVASGANIVCFTTGRGSAYGCKPVPSIKLCSNSDTFRSMQDDMDINCGLVIDGEQTLQQMGDTIFEQVLAVASGKKTQSEILGYGDAEFNPWKIGAVL from the coding sequence ATGAACAAACTCCTAAAAATTCACCCCCACGATAACACCGCAACAGCGTTACAAGCGTTACAAATTGGTGATGAAGTCGCCTACAGCGACGAAAAGCTCAAGAACCTGGCCATTGCACAAAGTATCACCAAAATGCACAAGGTTGCATTGGAGGATATACCCGCAGGTGCCGCCATAAAAAAATACGGGCAAATTATTGGCTTTGCCTCGCAGTCAATCCGCAAAGGTGAGCATGTGCACACGCACAATTGTGAAATGGGCGAGGTTTCCAAAGACTATGCTATTTCGCAGGCCTATCATCCCTGGAAAGTATTACCCGAAGCGGAACGTGTGGGTTTTATGGGGTACCGCCGTCCGGGGGGCAAAACCGGCACTCGTAATTATATTGGAATTATCACGTCGGTTAATTGCTCGGCCACTGTGGCACAGCAAATCGCACAACACTATAACAGTGCCACATTTCATGAAGAATGGTCCAATGTCGATGGTATTGTTGCGCTCACTCATAGTGGTGGCTGCGGAATGCGCCACAACGATGAAGGCTATCGTATGCTTCAGCGCACGTTTGAGGGTTTCGCCAAGCACCCCAATTTCGGGGGGATCTTACTGGTTGGCCTGGGTTGCGAAACCATGCAAATTGAAGAGGTGATGGCGCAGAGTGGCCTGCACAACAACGCCCAATTTCAAGCCTTCACCATTCAACAACGCGGCGGCTCAAAGCAAGCCATTGCCGCAGGTATTTCCGCAATCGATGCGATGTTGCCACAAGTTAACACCTGCAATCGTGAATTCTCTCCAGCCAGCGATCTGGTGATGGCAGTGCAATGCGGTGGATCGGATGCTTTTTCTGGTTTTACGGCCAACCCCGCTCTTGGACTGGCCGCAGATTTAATGGTGAGCAATGGCGGCACCGTAATTTATTCCGAAACACCCGAAATATTTGGTGCAGAACATTTACTGACACGCCGGGCGGAAAGTGATGCAGTTGCGCAACAACTGCTGGAGCGCATCGCCTGGTGGCAAAGTTATACTCAAATGCACGGGTTTGATCTCGACAACAATCCCTCACCGGGCAACAAAGTCGGCGGTTTAACCACCATTATGGAAAAATCACTGGGCGCACAGGCAAAAAGTGGCAACTCGCCTCTAATGGCGGTTTACCATTATGCGGAACCCATAACCCGCTCTGGACTGGTTTTTATGGATAGCCCAGGGTTCGACCCGGTATCTGTTACCGGGCAAGTGGCGAGCGGAGCAAACATTGTTTGTTTCACCACTGGGCGTGGCTCTGCTTACGGCTGTAAACCTGTACCCAGCATTAAATTGTGCAGTAATAGCGATACTTTTCGCAGCATGCAAGATGATATGGACATCAACTGTGGCCTTGTTATTGATGGCGAGCAAACCTTACAACAAATGGGTGACACCATTTTTGAACAGGTCTTGGCAGTCGCATCCGGTAAAAAAACTCAAAGTGAAATACTCGGTTACGGCGATGCAGAATTTAACCCATGGAAAATCGGCGCTGTACTATAG
- a CDS encoding outer membrane lipoprotein-sorting protein, translating to MNKFFKSAALSVLACLATVSTLEAIEDTKGFEIAARSDRTDLGFGDSEVELTMVLRNAAGEESSRSLRITTLEKENEEVGDKSLVVFDTPRDIEGTALLSHAKILTPDDQWLYLPALKRVKRISSSNKSGPFVGSEFAFEDFTAIELNKFNYKYLRTEPCGDLQCDVVERYPRYENSGYTRQVSWVDQKDFQIRKVEFYDRRGDLLKVLNLGDYRQYDNGIWRAHKLAMKNVQTNKQTELLYQTYKFKLGLNERDFVKGRLTRLR from the coding sequence ATGAATAAGTTTTTTAAATCTGCTGCACTCAGCGTGCTAGCGTGCCTCGCAACGGTTAGTACACTCGAGGCCATAGAAGACACCAAAGGTTTTGAAATTGCCGCGCGTTCCGATCGCACGGATCTCGGTTTTGGTGATAGTGAAGTGGAGTTAACCATGGTGTTGCGTAATGCCGCTGGTGAAGAGTCATCGCGTTCGTTACGCATCACAACCTTGGAAAAAGAAAATGAAGAAGTGGGCGATAAAAGTTTGGTGGTATTTGATACGCCGCGCGATATTGAAGGCACTGCGCTGCTGTCACACGCAAAAATCTTAACCCCAGATGATCAATGGCTGTATCTGCCTGCTTTGAAGCGAGTAAAGCGAATCTCTTCCAGTAATAAATCCGGCCCTTTTGTGGGCTCGGAGTTTGCATTTGAAGATTTTACCGCTATCGAACTCAACAAGTTCAATTACAAGTATTTACGCACTGAGCCTTGCGGTGACTTGCAATGTGACGTGGTGGAACGTTATCCGCGTTACGAAAATTCCGGGTATACCCGCCAGGTATCTTGGGTTGATCAGAAGGACTTTCAAATTCGCAAAGTGGAGTTTTACGATCGCCGGGGAGATTTGTTGAAGGTGCTGAACTTGGGTGATTATCGTCAGTACGACAACGGCATTTGGCGCGCGCATAAATTGGCAATGAAGAATGTACAAACCAATAAACAGACGGAATTGTTATACCAGACTTACAAATTCAAACTCGGTTTAAACGAACGGGATTTTGTAAAAGGTCGGTTAACACGCTTACGTTAA
- a CDS encoding TetR family transcriptional regulator produces the protein MVSHNNHRSVGRPREFDEQAVLNAAMDVFWRKGFEAASLADLCKATGLHKGSLYSAFGDKHQLFMRALEHYSHCEFEEVMEVVSMRASPLQNIRNVVAKIMATADKDKGCMMVNTLVELAPHDEIVRTAVRAFGEKRIAAVAEMIAAAQQAGEVRQDLSPRKLAMHLTMTIAGANTMMKGMTDKDIALEILNDLISCWT, from the coding sequence ATGGTTAGTCACAACAACCACCGCTCTGTCGGGCGACCAAGAGAATTTGATGAGCAGGCAGTTCTCAATGCCGCAATGGATGTTTTTTGGCGTAAAGGTTTTGAGGCCGCATCGCTTGCTGATCTCTGTAAGGCCACAGGCTTGCACAAAGGCAGTTTGTATTCCGCTTTTGGGGATAAGCACCAGCTCTTCATGCGCGCATTGGAACACTATTCCCATTGCGAGTTTGAAGAGGTGATGGAGGTTGTTTCAATGCGGGCCAGCCCCTTGCAGAACATTCGCAATGTGGTGGCAAAAATCATGGCAACGGCTGATAAAGACAAGGGCTGCATGATGGTAAACACCCTTGTTGAGCTGGCGCCCCACGATGAGATTGTGCGCACTGCAGTGAGGGCCTTCGGTGAAAAGCGCATTGCGGCGGTGGCTGAAATGATTGCGGCTGCGCAACAGGCGGGGGAAGTGCGACAGGATTTATCGCCGCGCAAACTGGCAATGCACCTGACGATGACCATCGCTGGTGCCAACACCATGATGAAAGGCATGACCGATAAAGACATTGCTCTGGAAATTCTTAACGATTTAATTTCCTGCTGGACGTGA